ATACGTGAAGAGGATGAGCAAACAGGGAAACGTTGTAATAACCTTCATTTTCCTCGTTGCCATTGTGGTATGTGTTGTAGCCATCCTCAGCCGCTTCGGAGCGGGGCCGGCACCTCACGTACACGACTCTatcgacgacgatgatgatgatgagtcgCGCGTCATGCACGGTCCTTGGATGAACGAAACTGGAGGCGGAGCTTCTATGGAGTCTTACCGACTCTGTCGAACTTTGGAATGTCGTAGAGAAGGCCTCTACCTCAAAAGCCTTGTCGACAGCAAGGAAGCCTGCCGGAATTTTTACGACTCAGTGTGCGCGCGCATCTGGAAGAAGCCTGATTATGgaacgctgtcgtctgctgacGTTATGGTAAACGACGTAGAGTCGTCCATTATTAGCTACATCAAGGCCGGTAATGTGAAAGACAGGATAGTAGAAGGAGCCAAAAACCTGTGGAAAGAGTGCATGGATGCCGAAACTATCAAGAAACTCGGCAAGAGGCCGTTTGTTGGAGTTCTGAACAAAGTTGGATTGGATGGATGGCCATACGTGCTTGCTGCCAATGTCACGGGGAAAAGCGTCTGGAATGTGTCTGGAACAATGATGCGTCTGTTAAGTCTGAGCACTTTCTTAACCTTCGTCGTTGAACCCGTCACCACCAGTAACTCGGCTTCGGTAACTATTGGGAAAGGCCCCCTGGAAATATCTGCAACCTATGCCCATGACAGCGACGCGGTCGAGGGGTTATTTCAAAGAATAAAACAAACACTAAACCTTCTGGATGCACAAAGCGAAATCGATGAAATCGTCAATGACATCCTGGAATTTTCAAGAACTATTTCCAACCAGAGTGGCTCCAACAGTGACAAAGTGGCTGCCGACAATCAAACAGAATTTCAAACTTTCGTATCATCTGCTTTATCGGGCATTTTAGACCTCAGTAACGGCACCTCGATCAATATCCACCATGGCGAAGCTGTGCAGGAGTTATACCAGAAGATAcagtcaacaccacctaggACAGTTCTCAATTACCTGGGCTACGCTGTCGTGGACAATCTCTGGGTGTTCTCCCCGCAAGTATATTTATCACGGGAACAGATCAGAGCCAGAGAGCACAACTGTATTCGCTTAGTGGAACGGGCATTGCCCAAACAAGTCCACTACCTGGGCTACCTATCCACGAAGCATCACCTGGACGTTGTCTTTTTCACTGGATTAGCCCACGACATAAAGCACCAGGTCATCCACTCCATACGAGATCTACCCTGGATGGACACCAGCACAAAGACAAATGTCGTAAAGCGACTGTCAAACATGCGGATGGAAACGTTCTTTCCGCGATGGATGATATACAACCACACGCGTCCAAAGGTATCCCAACCGGGCTTCACTCCACTGGAAGCTCTTGTCTCGTATCAAGCAATAATGCAAAACACTTTCAAAGATTCCATCAAAGCTACAGCCATGAACGAGGACGATTTGTGGATGGGATCGGTGTTTGACCAGGACTGCAGATATGACAAAGAACGCAATATGCTTTTCCTACCACTGTCTATGGCCAACACAACAAAGGGTGCGACGCAGCTCTTCCTCTATTTTCACATACCGCATTTTGGAGTACAACTTGCAAGATGCCTTCTTGAGACCCTAGACTCTTCAAGATACGCCAATGTTTGGCGAGAGCCTACAGTTCGAAAGTTTGCGAATGTCCGCAAGTGCTTCGAGGAGCTGTACCTTTCCAGCACCGTCCGTGTCCAGCACCCCAGTAAAAGGCCGCCGTCCATTACTACTGGTGACGTTCTGGAATACGCTGCCATCATTCAGGCCCATAATATTTTCACGAGCAGGATTCGCAAGCTTAGTAAGAACTTTCAAGATTATCGGCTCGAGAACGCCAAACACCTGTCTGCAGAACAGCTGTTTTACATCTACTACACTGCTGGAAAGTGTCAGGTATATGATACAAAGTACCGAATGACCCGGCATGGAACTCCGAAGCTGGTAAACTTAGTCCTTTCACACGATAGCTCGTTCCACAAGGCGTTCAACTGCACCCAGAACACAATCATGAATCCGATGAAGAAATGCCACTTCTGGAGATTGTGACAACGGCTAGAAAAGCGTCACTATGAAAAAGACCAGTGGTAGTGCTAGGAAGGATGAACGTCCACGCATTGTGCAGACGCACATGAACTGTGAGCTGAATGAAAATAAACGTTGCTGTTTGTTGCAAACACTTGGTTGTTCGTTCTCCTGGCATTATATGTATATTGAAGCTCCATGGGGCTCGTGGGGTATTGCCAGTCCGGACGATCTGCTAGGGGGCGCTACCCATctgcccgcgagatctacatcatgactgggcaatggaaatttgaattttgaacgcgcagaagcacagacgacagcaacagctcctatagAAACCCGGAGGATTACGATCATAATCAACTTGGGATAGGATacccaccgcttgtacaaaaatactaagctaagctgaagtacaaagtattgtttAGATGAGTGGCACCATAGATAGCGTCGAAATGTGGCACTAAACGGGTACCCATGACATGCCCTTttaccaccacaaccacctcaTTTTGACATTCTGGCTTGACAGTTTGGATTTACATTGACTCCTGGAACGCCTGCGACAGGTCCGATAGGCGACGATTTTTTTGCAAACGAGAAAGTCTTTCGAGCCGAAAaacataataaaaaataaaaggatTTGTTAGAGGTATAACGTTGATATCAACTGCCTATCTCCAAGTTCCTCATTGAGATTTTGGCTCTAATACTTAGAATTAAAAAGTGTCTAATTAATATCATTGCTTAATTAATTACAAACCAAAAAATTAGTTCGAGTGTACTCACACCACTGGCAGTAGTATGAAGCccgtctttttggtgtgcgatgaCTCATTCtaagagagaaaaagaacacgagcgagctggtgtaaatttgaagtaggaagcatcaccttgagcatgaggagaacgaagtaCACAGGAGGCTCATGAACCTATTGTCAGTGAAGCACCGCATGGTTAAGAATCTGCTATCTTCAGCTATGAAAAAGCCGTGTTCGTATTTGGTCGAGTCTTCTGTGTGTACAATCAAATTTCCCGCCTTCTGTCAGCGGGATATTCCCGTGATGTTATTGTCCGGCACTCAGAAAATTTGCTGTTTCCAACCCCAACCTGTCGGAAAAGTGCCAGGTTCCCCTTTTACTGTTATCCTCTTCTTTCAAGCGATTTCGCATTCCTTAAGAAAGATCTTAGCGTCGAACGGCACGCGCGTGGTATATTCTGTCCATAACAAGCTCAGCAGCCTCATTACGTTTCTCTGCCCCAATCATCCAGCCTgtttgaagaaacacaaaaatcTACTTGAGGCGTCGAGACTGTGGTCGTGTGCTCAATCCCCTTGAGCTATCGCATGACTTGTATATCGGGCGAAGGAGCCGCTGCATTAACAAACGCGCCCAAGAAAACGTGTGCTCagttaaaaataaaaacaattatTTGGAATTGATCAAGCACGTTATCTCCTGCTCTGATTGTGTTTCCACATTCCCGAAGACTAAGTGCCTCTATCTTGTTCAAAATAGCCCGTCCTGAACCATTCTTGAAGCGCTGCTACAATTGCCTCCCACAGCTATTGTGGAAGCCAACCCTCAGTGTCCCTAACACTCTGTCTCTGTGATCTTCCTTTTCCCAAGCTTGGTTTTGTTACTGCTAATAAACTGTTCACTTGCTGGCTCGTGAGCCTCCCatatacttcgttctcctcatgctcgaggtgatgcttcctacttgAACCATTCtactttggctcatttttcgtgaaataCCTTGTATATACCTGCCTGCGCAACGATCCCCAAACACAAAGTCGTCCACAATGGTTCGTTGTAGTTATCCCGATGCGATATTCCCAATATCGGTCACGAAGAGAATAAGGACTTGGGCTTGTTGATAGGACATTCTTAGAGAAGAATTGCAGTCCAGGACGAAGACGGAATGACGATAGACAATGAACCACTGCACTTTCAACAAAGATTTATTTCAATGGCCTTTCTCCTTAAATACATTATTTTTGATAAGCATCCGGACCATAAAGTTGGGCCTTCACGTGTATAACCAGTACCCTCCAAAAATTCCAAGCATCATTGatattaataaatatattgcaatttgtacttttgtgtacgaCTGTCCTTTGCACGTCTATACTTGCACGTACACCGCTCAAGCGCCACCCACTTCGCCATGAAAAATTCGCgacagaagtcggcccaggtggaaaaatgtGCTACGGTAAGCGCACGGGTAGACATCCGcccacgcgccacccaccgcgcacGGAAAAAATTCGCAACGTGAAATCGGTCAGACGCGGAGGTGGCGCAGCCCTGGCGAGGATGTCGTCTACTGACCATGACCGTATACTACTATGGTTCGTTATAGGTATCCCTATGCGATATTCGCAATATCGGTCATGAACAGAGTAAGgacttgggcttgttggtaggaCATTCTAAGAGAAGAATTACAGCCCAGGACGAATGACGGTAAACAACGAACCACTGCACTTTCAAcaacgatttattttgaacggCCTTTCTCCTTAAATACATTAGTTTCCATAAGCATCCGGACCATCATATTACGCCTCCACGTGTATAACCGGCACCCTCACAAAATTTGTGAACCCTATAgtgtcaaccctcgatttatgaacaccctcggttccccgaaaaatcgttcataaatcgagggattcataaatcgaaaattccgtaaactgagtactatcgagcaaatggaacagtatttccgagctgggattgtgtttataatgccatatattgtgtaattttacTTTTGACCaagccttctgctgtatcagtctcacaaagaacagacgttagcgcattcacactctgtttattatgcaatactaaattgtttaattttgctttggaccatgccttccgctgtatgtgtcaatcttggaaagaagaggtgtcaccacattcgcactggactggtctcggatttcctccgggatttttaacctccgtttattaatctccgggtgacagcgaccaccttattcatcaactgaggtcaggaacacttggtcgcaccttgtgcgacccaggaaaacccgtttgttgttcggatttcgagaggttaagaaccgagggtgcaatacctggaaaacgttttgtccgtccaggcgtcattcataagaccacggaataatccctttggaggtttctgttgacctcggaacgatccgttcataaattgagggcaaaaacgctgggcaactcctaattggttcccagaaattccgttcattattcgaatatcgaggttcataaaacgagggaaaaatgaatggaaaaagttagGTTCCCCGTgatcgtgttcataaaacgagggaattcataaatcgaaggttcataaatcgagggttgactgtatctgAATAGTAGATGGTAGCAGATCTGAATAGTCTTACAGCTGGCTttccttttcagtggcttttccttctttcattgttctcaggcccttgaggcttgtgtttaTCCTcccttctgtgttccagcctcagccATCGTGTTCAGTGGATGGAAGCCTTACTTACACAATTATCACCTAACTTCTTTATGTGTCAGGGTACTTCAAACAGCAATTTCCCGTAGTCTTCACCAGTCTTCAAAATTTTCGTTTTTTCAAACAAAATTGCGTCTGGGTTCTCTCACTGTAATTCTTCTCTTATAATCGGCCATGACGCCGTCTATAGTTCATAACCGGTGGCGTCTGACACTCAAAAGAGAACGTATCACCGCTAACTGCATGTCGCGACGTCTTTCGACAGCCACTGGTGTATCGAGCGATGACGGAGGGCCCGTACAACCAGCGCCACCTAGAGACAGAGgacctgcttattgcctcctctccctccttcgcccCGTGACATATAAAGtcggaattcgtctgctacagcgattCGTCgctctgcgaattcaagaactcgaaaatgattgcagctaacgcGGAATCTGTAGACTCGCATCTGTaggcaaaaagtgcaacacgcatTCCAGAGCATCAACCTTGAGAAAGAATTTGGGACCGTtgtgcgctttattttaaagtttcaTTTTattacgcggggacgttcaatcgacGGTTGTTCGTCTCTATGGCTACGTTCGCTggaagcacgttcgtgattggccacggccgttgaaaacacgatcccgattggctgactcttagttgttacgtcatgtcGACAAGTAAGCAggttttctctatctaggtggtgtggATACAACGCGCACCCAAACGCGCACCCAAACGCGCTTATGTGCGGTAGATGCAGCGTATGCACGGAGCATGTAGGGCAGCGCAAGCTTGCGGGAACGGCAAACGTCGTCGCTGCTCTTTCTACGGCAGTGATTCCGTTGATCCTAGGAAGCTGGCACCCCCATACGGTAACGGCCGATCGGTTGGGAAAAACCTGTTTATGGTGCCTATGGCTAGGCGGAGAGTCGCGGTCGCTTCACAGGCCTATAGTTTACTGCATCCGGGAACATGGGTGTGCTGCCAAGAACCGAACGGAGGAACAAGAGAGcaaggaggaacgcggaagaaaCGTCCGGAGGAGATTTCAACCACGTGTGGCTAAAGTTCTGGCATACAGGGTTCTTGGAAGTTCATGGGGGTTTTCGGGGAATTTTAGAAATTCCGTGAACTTTGATGAaaggggggggtatatataagtttaataaacatatattcgCATATATTGATGAAAGGGAACAATATCATTGTAAGGGAAGTATTGAAAACGTCCACCTACTCCCCTTAGTAATACCTACAGGTTCTGTAATTAAATCAATAATTATAATATTTATTTTCATTCAACCGGGCAATTACGTTAAAGCCCGTGCAATGTGTTATTTCAATTGCGTTATTCAATTTCAATGCGTTATTATTATTCACACTTTTCGAGCCCGTGTTACAGTCTCCAGATATGGCATTTCTTCATTGGATTCATGGTCGTATTCTGGCGGCAGTTGAACGTCTTGTGGAACAAGCTGTCCTGCGACAGAACTAGGTTCACCAGCTTCGAACTTCGGTACATTTCATGCCGGGACATTCGGTCTATATATGTCTGACACTTTCCGCTGACGTAGTAGATGTAAAACAGCTGGTCAGCGGACAAGTCTTTGGCATTATCGAATCGACAGTCCTGAAAGTTCCTGTTAAGCGTTCGAATCCTGTTTGTGAAAAGCTGGTGGGCCTGCATGACGGCGGCGTGTTCGAAAATGTCACTGGCAGTAATGGACGGTCTTTTACCGAGTTCCTGGGCTGGGACTGCGGCAGAAAGGGGATTCTTCTCGAGGCAGTTGCGAACATTCTCCACTTTCCGAACAACACGCTGCCGCCAAACATTCCCGTGTTGTTTAGCGTCGACAGTCTCGAGAAGGCACCTTGCAAGCTTTACTCCCACGTGCGGTATGTGGAAATAGAGGAAAAATCGCGTAGCTCCCTTTGTAGTATTAGCCATAGACAGTGGCAAGAAAATAATATTGCGTTGTTCATCATGTCTGCACTCCTGGTCCAACACCGATCCCAACCAGAAGACGTCCTCTCTGATGGCTCTAGCTTTGATGGATTCTTCGAAGTTGTGCTGCATTATTGTCTGATAAGAGACAAGCGCTTCCAGAGGGTTATAGCTCCGTTGAGATGCTTCTGGACGCGTGTGGTTGTATATCATCCATTTTGGAAAGAAGGTTTTGATCCGCACGCTTGACATTTGCTTTACGACGTGGGTTTTTGTGATGGCATCCATCCAGGGTAGGTTTACCAAGTCGCGAATAACCTTGTGCTTTATGTCGTGAGCTAAATCAGTGAAAAAGGCAAAATCCAGGTGACGCTTAGTGGAGAGGTAGCCTAGGTAGTGGACTTGTGTCGGCAGTGCCCGCTCCACTATGCGAATGCAGTCGTGCTCTCTGGCTCGTATTTGTTCCGATGATAAATGTCCTTGCGGAGAGAACAGCCAGAGATTGTCCACGACGGCGTAGCCCAAGTAATTGAGAACTgttctaggtggcgttgactgTATCGTTTGGTATAACTCCTGCACATCTCCTGCACGCTGGATGTTGATTACGGTGTCATTACTGAGATCTAAAATGCCCGATAAAGCGGACGATAAGAAAGTTCGAAACTCTGTTTGATTGTCGATAGGCACCCTGTCCCTTTCAGTGTCACTCAGGTTGGAAATAGTTCGCGAAAATTCCAAGATGTCACTGGCGACTTCGTTCATTTTGTCGTCTGGATCCAGAAAGTTTAGTCTCTTTTTGATTCTTTGAAACAACTCCTCAACCGTGTCATTGTTGTTGAAAGAGGTAAATGATTCCACCGTACTTTTCCGGATAGTTACCAAAGCTGTGCTGTTGATGTTCGTGGGCTCCACGAAGAGAGTTAGAAAAGTGCTAAGACTTAGCAAACGCATCACCGTTCCAGACACAGTCCAGATGCTCTTCCCTGTGACATTGGCAGCAAGCCCATATGGCCATCCGTCCAACCCAACCTTGTTGAGAACTTCAGTAAATGGCTTCTTGCCGAGTTTTCTGATGGTTTCAACATCCATACATTCCTTCCATAAGTTTCTGGCTCCATCTATTATCCTGTCTTTCACGTTGCCGGTCTTGATGTAGCTAATAATGGACGACTCCGCGCTCTTCACCATAAGGTCAGCAGAGGACGGTCCTCCGTTGCCAGGCTTCTTCCAGATGCGCGCGCACACATAATCGTAGAAGTTCCGACAGGCCCCTGCGCTGCCCACTAGTCTCCTGAGGTACAAGCCCTCTCTTTGGCATTCCAACGTTCGACAGAGTCGGTAAGGCTCCATATGAATTCCTCCTCCAGTTTGGCTGAACCATGGACCGTGCATGACGCGTGACTCATCATCGTTGTCTTCGATCGAGTCGTGTACGTGTCCCCGCCCCGCTCCGAAGTGACTGAGGATGGCTAAAACACATGCCACTACGgcaacaaggaaaatcaaggttATTATGACGTTTGCTTGTTTGCCCATCCCCTTTATGTACCCATCGGGGGACCACCAGGCCTCATTGCTCTGATTATCAGGGAAGTCCATAGGTGTAGGACCAGAAGACATATAACTTGAAGATAACGGCTGAGTATCTACGGTCACGATAACCGAAGTCTCATCCGTGGAGAATGTTTCACTTGGAGTGGTATTTGGATACAACTCTTGATTCCAAGCAGGGCTACCGTACTGCGGTCCTGAAAAAGGATACGATGTTATGGGTGGTGATTGCGAATTTATAGGTACCGCCGGCATTGGGGGCTGTCCAAGCGACATTGGCGGTGGCTGTACGACAGGGAGTGGAGCAGTGGCCGTAGTTGCCAGTGGCATTTGGGGTAGTTGAGGCTGCATAACTTGTGGTTGCGCTACTTGGGGCAAAGAATTCTGTAGGGCACATTGCACTGAGGTTGCAGTCTGTAATGGTACCGTCTGAGCAGCTACGTCCTGAAGTGACTTCTGTGGTATGACTCCAACGCCTGATTCGACGATGACGGGTACTTGAGACATGGGAAAACCGCCGTGGCGACCTACGCAGCGTGGTAGTTTGTTATGGCTTCTCTCATCGGAACGTGCTTTCTGAAATGGGTAAGATCCTGCCCGTCTCCAGCGTCCTGGTGATGGACTGGCATACATTGGTCCGTCTGGTCTTCCGGCAATTTCAGGTTCCATGTAGTATCCTTGTAAGTTATCGACTGGAGGCGCTAGAGGTTGAACAATATCGTACGGTATGGGAGGACGTGTGCCCCTGCTTCTGGATCTACGTCGGCGGGAATAGCCGTCCGAAGATGAAGACTCAGATCGTGATCTCCTGCGGCGTCGTGTCGAAGAACGTGACCTGGAATGTCGCCTGGATGACCTGGACGTAGGCCTCCGACGCCTCCGGGACGGGGAGCGAGACCGCCGGCGCCGTAGTTCTGGCGACCCTTCCGATGATGACCAGTCGTCTTCGAACGGTAGTGATGGTGACACTTGCGGAGAAGAGCGCCCACGGCTTCTCCATCCGGAGGAACGTGCTGGCTGCGATCGCCGTTGTTGAGGCGAGGAGAACCTCCTGGCAAATGGCTGGTCTTCAGCCTCCGGAAGCGGGATGATGGCACTGCAGTTGTTGCACTGCGAGGGTGGTCTTTTGGCGGCAAAGGATCTCATTTCTGCCGCAGAATGTCTCCTGCTTTCACTCCCTGATATAGAGCTCGAGGAGGACCAGTCTTCCGAGGTTTGAATCCCGCTGCCCAGCATTACGTGCGTTACAAAGCGATAGTTCTGAGTACCGCTACCGCTGTCGCTCACGGCGCTTAAAGACCTTCGCTGCCCCGGATCTCCAGACTTTGTTGTTTGAGTCGTACGACTTACTGGCGAACCAGTGGATGGCAACGTCGCGATGGATGTTCGAGTCCAGATTGCAGGCAACATCGGGGTTGGAGAACTCCTGGACAGTAAAGGCGTCCACGTCAGCGACTTTAATTCTGGCTTTGTTGAAACAGTCTGTGTATCGGACTTCACGTCTCCCACTTTTTCTGCTGTCTTTGCCGTGCTAGTCGTTGTTGTACTCGGCGTACTTGTGGAGGCCGGTGTGGTCGTTGTGGAACTGCCCTCTCCCGCTCCTGCTTCTTCAGGTTTTTTcggcttctttttcttccctttctttttcttcttcccctttttcttcttctttcctttctttttctttccctttttcttcttctttcctttctttttctttccctttttcttctttcccttctttttcttcttctttcccttcttcgtcttctttttcttcttcttcttctttttcttcttcttctttttcttcttcttcttcttctttttcttcttcttcttcttctttttctttttcttctttttctttttctttttcttcttttttttatcgtCA
This sequence is a window from Ornithodoros turicata isolate Travis chromosome 10, ASM3712646v1, whole genome shotgun sequence. Protein-coding genes within it:
- the LOC135370459 gene encoding uncharacterized protein LOC135370459, translating into MDDEPKGMTPPLFSPFMQVQYPRQLVGAALQQTDAAIQQYPSQKTQSQQTERTRGGQSVETSTSPKMCVARSQYQTAEFESTYHHPEWIQHRSSQLLGTQRSSIIDKECIVSRPTCTTEVRINEQLCPAGFEIETQNYHTSAPFYNEQGFSLFTPDGYCAPPYEVETRIDNDLGQPVAQKDSSAALYDVSASTQFFHGRRSVQRQNVFPSYVAGTHTPTGPSAAPLSVRDTLPITTGTLGRTFTTDVTTGLLPLAEILTQASVQFEEEREKEMLDRDLLQIRDTILEAGDRGASRSVDSSRKQFVPQYQLYQKQLQRQSSSSSLLGDVVNMQAIAPDKPEGNVDTVSDCFKAMHHDVYDNMLPHLTPDGGDVQSCVTQRPASVLDLGAGTEVAAQRPGLADLTSTCTALGPITGMWEDAIQKNRENIRYMLRSVPVGNGDAVTAYVVDVIAEEAELDDDKKKKKKKKKKKKKKKKKKKKKKKKKKKKKKKKKKKKKKKKKTKKGKKKKKKGKKKKGKKKKGKKKKKGKKKKGKKKKKGKKKKKGKKKKPKKPEEAGAGEGSSTTTTPASTSTPSTTTTSTAKTAEKVGDVKSDTQTVSTKPELKSLTWTPLLSRSSPTPMLPAIWTRTSIATLPSTGSPVSRTTQTTKSGDPGQRRSLSAVSDSGSGTQNYRFVTHVMLGSGIQTSEDWSSSSSISGSESRRHSAAEMRSFAAKRPPSQCNNCSAIIPLPEAEDQPFARRFSSPQQRRSQPARSSGWRSRGRSSPQVSPSLPFEDDWSSSEGSPELRRRRSRSPSRRRRRPTSRSSRRHSRSRSSTRRRRRSRSESSSSDGYSRRRRSRSRGTRPPIPYDIVQPLAPPVDNLQGYYMEPEIAGRPDGPMYASPSPGRWRRAGSYPFQKARSDERSHNKLPRCVGRHGGFPMSQVPVIVESGVGVIPQKSLQDVAAQTVPLQTATSVQCALQNSLPQVAQPQVMQPQLPQMPLATTATAPLPVVQPPPMSLGQPPMPAVPINSQSPPITSYPFSGPQYGSPAWNQELYPNTTPSETFSTDETSVIVTVDTQPLSSSYMSSGPTPMDFPDNQSNEAWWSPDGYIKGMGKQANVIITLIFLVAVVACVLAILSHFGAGRGHVHDSIEDNDDESRVMHGPWFSQTGGGIHMEPYRLCRTLECQREGLYLRRLVGSAGACRNFYDYVCARIWKKPGNGGPSSADLMVKSAESSIISYIKTGNVKDRIIDGARNLWKECMDVETIRKLGKKPFTEVLNKVGLDGWPYGLAANVTGKSIWTVSGTVMRLLSLSTFLTLFVEPTNINSTALVTIRKSTVESFTSFNNNDTVEELFQRIKKRLNFLDPDDKMNEVASDILEFSRTISNLSDTERDRVPIDNQTEFRTFLSSALSGILDLSNDTVINIQRAGDVQELYQTIQSTPPRTVLNYLGYAVVDNLWLFSPQGHLSSEQIRAREHDCIRIVERALPTQVHYLGYLSTKRHLDFAFFTDLAHDIKHKVIRDLVNLPWMDAITKTHVVKQMSSVRIKTFFPKWMIYNHTRPEASQRSYNPLEALVSYQTIMQHNFEESIKARAIREDVFWLGSVLDQECRHDEQRNIIFLPLSMANTTKGATRFFLYFHIPHVGVKLARCLLETVDAKQHGNVWRQRVVRKVENVRNCLEKNPLSAAVPAQELGKRPSITASDIFEHAAVMQAHQLFTNRIRTLNRNFQDCRFDNAKDLSADQLFYIYYVSGKCQTYIDRMSRHEMYRSSKLVNLVLSQDSLFHKTFNCRQNTTMNPMKKCHIWRL